The window GCAATTTTTCTTTCTTAATCTCTTCCTCGGTGACAGAGGAAATAAACGATCCCATGGAATCAGTCCTGCAACCCTGCATGAAGCATTTCTGATGAGGTCAGCTAAAAGAGTTTCCCCAGGTTGCCGAGCCCGGGCATCTGCAGTCCTCCCGTAAGTTTGGACATCTCGCTGTTCACCATCTCCTGAGCACGCCGCAGCGCCTCATTGACGGCTGCCATGACGAGATCCTGAAGCATTTCGAGATCCTCCGGATTGACCACGTCCTTTTCAATCTTTATCGAGACAATCTCGCCGGCCCCGCTTGCCACCACGCTTACCATGCCGCCGCCGGCAGTTGCCTCAACGGTTTTTTTCTTTGCCTCTTCCTGCATCTCTGCCATTTTAGCCTGAAGCTTTTGCGCCTCACGCATGATATCGCCGAGCATTTTCTTTGACATGTCATCCTCCGTTCACCCCTGACAATCCCACACAAAAAAGCAGGATTCACGGGGATACTCTATTTTGTTCCGTCTGTTATCGGTCCAACATCAACGATTCTGCCGTCGAAAAGATGGAGGACCTCTTTAATTACCGGATCAGCCATCGCCTCTTCCTTGAGATCCTTTTTCCTGATGGTTTTTTTGCCTTCTGTTTCAATACTCAGTGTGACCTGTGTCCCGATTTCTTCAGAGACAAGCTGTTCGATCCGTTTTTTATTTTTTTTCAGCGAATCGGAAAAAACTGCATATCCGCCGTTCAGCGTAAGCACCAGTTTGCTCCCCTGAAGGCTGCACCCTGCCATCGAAAGTTTTGAGGCAAGAGGCGGATCCATTTTTTTCACTACCCTTTCCCATATCTCATCGGTAAGGGATACGTGACATGGCGCATCAGTCGCTGTTGCGTTTGTGTCCCGGCCGGACAAGGGGATGTTCCCGGGTTGTTCAGCCTGCGCTGTCTCCCTGGTCACCGGCTCTTTTCCGGCAGGAGCTGGAGCTGCATCAGCCTTTTTTTTTGCCCCTGAGGGATCTCCGGGCGGCTTCCTTGTGCCTGACCCGGGTTGCAGATATTCATTCAGGTTTTCGAGTATCTCCTTGAGCGGTGTCATTTCCCTGAGAAAACTTGCCTTTAAAAGCAGCATTTCGAAGGCAAGACGTGACGACGAGGCGTTCCTGATGTCAACCTCTGCCCTCAGCAGTTCGGCAAGCAGCAGGGTCAGATGGTCTTCGGATGTCGTGGCAAGAATTTTCCGGATAGTGTCTATTTCCTCTGTGCCCAGATCCAGCACCTCATCCGGTTTCCTGACAATGCTGACCACCAGCATGTTCCTGAGGAACTGGATGAGTTCCCTTGTAAATGACCTGATATCGGTTCCTTTTTCTATGAGTTCGCCTGTAATGGTGATGATTTCCTCCCTTTTACCCTCAATGAGTGCCAGTGAGAGCTGAGCAAGAAGACTGAAGTCAGTAATGCCGAGCAGGTCCTTCACCTCTGTTTCGCTGATATCTGAAGAGAAGGAGATTATCTGGTCGAGTATTGTGAGTGAATCCCTGAGACTGCCGTCTGCGGCCCGGGCGACCATCTCGATAGCCGGACCGGTAATGGTTATTCCTTCGGATTCCGCGATTCTTTTCAGTCTTTCCTTAATCCGGGAGCTGTGTATCCTCCTGAAGGGAAGGTGCTGGCAGCGGGAAAGCACTGTCGACGGGATCTTGCGCGGCGCAGTTGTTGCCAGAACGAACACAACGTGAGGGGGAGGTTCCTCGAGGGTCTTCAGCAATGCATTGAATGCTGCATCTGACAGCATATGCGTTTCGTCAATAATATATACCTTGTACCTTCCTCCGGAAGGGACATATTTGACCCTCTCCCTGAGATCCCGTATATCATTTACACTGTTGTTTGAAGCCCCGTCGATCTCGATGACATCAACAGAAGAGCCGTCTGTAATTGAGGTGCAGAACGAGCATGCGCCGCACGGAGCAGATGTCGGGCCATCCTTGCAGTTCAGCGCCTTTGCGAGTATCCGTGCAGTTGAAGTCTTTCCGACTCCCCGTGGTCCGGAGAACAGGTATGCATGGGCGATTCTCCCCTGATCAATGGAATTTTTCAGGACACGCGTGATAGGTTCCTGACCAATGAGATCATCGAATACCTGGGGTCTCCATTTTCTTGCAAGGACCAAATAGCTCATATCTTCTCCCCTGTCCCTCTTCAGCCTGGGAACGGCTGTCTCCGGCACCCAGGAAAAATGCTTACCGCTGCTTCCTCCCGGATCTGACGGGATTCACATCCACCTGCTGCGAAGGGCCGTCCCCAGGCTGCAGAAAGACAGGATGGCGGAGAGAGTGGGAGTCGAACCCACGGTACGGGTTTAGCGTACACACGATTTCCAGTCGTGCTCCTTCGGCCTCTCGGACATCTCTCCATACACTTCAGTTATATGTCAATAGTACACAGTCAACAGTCAGAACGCGAATAAATAACAGGACACTGTCTGCAGTATCCCAAATCCAGCGGTAAGGAACTCACACGTCTGATACCCAGTTCATTGCGAGTTCCGAAAGCATTCGGGACGTGGCAATCTCACATGAGAAGGCAAGATTACTCCGATACACTCGCAATGCCCGTTCTTATCAGTGGATTTGAGCGTATCTAATACGTTAATGAAAAGGCTGCGATAAAATCAAGGCTGCGACGAAAGCTTTTTCCTGAGCAGATCGTTGACCATCTGGGGATTTGCCTTGCCTTTCATCAGTTTCATCACCTGGCCGACAAAGAAGCCTATCAGTTTTTCTTCTCCTGACTTAAACCTTTCTGCCTCTTTTGGATTTTTTGCAATCACATCGTCAACCGCCTTTTCTATCTCTCCCGTATCGCTTATCTGTACTAAACCCTTTTCTTTTACAATTGCGTCTGCAGTTATTTCCAATGCTGGTAGTTCCAACTTAGCTATTCCTATATTTTCAGCTGTTGTTCTATACATCTCATCTAAAACAGTTTTAGCCATTGTCCAGCTAATTATTTTATTTTCTATTAAGTTGAGTATGCCAACAAGCTGTTTAGGCTTTAAAGGACACTCTTCAATTGATTTATTTTCTGCATTTAATAGTCTTAATAGGTCACCCGTTATCAAATTAGAAACAGCTTTTGGTTGACCTCCGAGTTTCACTGTCTCTTCAAACAAATCTGCAAGTGGTTTTTCTGATATAAGGAAATCAGTATCGTATTCAGAAAGACCATAAAATGAGACAAAGCGCGCTCTTTTTACATCCGGGAGTTCGGGGAGGGCCGACCTTATCTCCTCGATCCATTGCTGATTTACCGTAATAGGGACAAGATCGGGTTCGGGAAAGTACCGGTAATCATGCGCTTCTTCCTTTCCGCGCATCGATTCCGTGATACCTCTCGCCGAGTCCCACAGCCTTGTTTCCTGCAAGATCCTGCCGCCGCTGTCCAGAACCTTTATCTGTCGTTTGATTTCATAGTCAAGCGCCTTTTCCACAAACCTGAACGAATTGATGTTCTTGATCTCTGCCTTCACTCCCAGCTCTTTCTGACCGGCCGGGCGGAGGGATATATTTGCGTCACACCGCAGCGAACCCTGCTCCATATTTCCGTCGCAAACCCCAAGGTACCTGAGGATGGCCCTGAGTTTTTTCATGTATTCGACAGCTTCCAGAGGACTCCTGATATCAGGCTCGGACACGATTTCCATCAGGGGAACCCCGGCCCTGTTCAGATCGACAAAGCTGTAATTGCCGGCGCCTTCATGAATGTTTTTTCCTGCATCCTCTTCCATATGAATCCGCGTGATGCCGATTCTCCTGGATTTCCCGTCTGCGATTATTTTGACATGCCCGTCCTCACAAATCGGCAACTCGTACTGGCTTATCTGATATCCTTTCGGAAGGTCGGGATAAAAGTAATTCTTCCTCGCGAACCTGCTGTACGGCGATATTCTGCAGTGTGTGGCAAGTCCGGTCCTGATCGCGAATTCAAGCGCCTTTCTGTTCAGCACGGGAAGCACGCCCGGCATCCCGATGCATACAGGGCAGGTCTGGGTATTCGGCCCGGCGCCGAATGCAGTAGGACATCCGCAGAAGATTTTGGTGGCGGTGAGCATCTGCGCATGCACTTCGAGGCCGATTATTGTTTCATATTTCATAGGGAAGGCTTTCTCCTGTGCCAGACGGTGCTCTGCTCATAGGCAAAGGCAAGCTTTATGATGGACTCCTCGTCAAAATGCTTCCCGATAAACTGGAGCCCTACCGGCAGATTGTCTGAGGTGAATCCGCACGGAATGGAGATGGCGGGTACCCCCGCAAGATTCACCGATATCGTGAAAATGTCGGACAGGTACATCTGGAGGGGGTCAGAGGTCTTTTCGCCGATTCTGAATGCAGCGGTAGGGGTTGTCGGGGTCACGATTGCATCGACATCCCTGAAGACAGCCCCGAAATCATCTTTTATGCGCGTCCTCACCTGCTGCGCCTTCCTGTAATAGGCGTCATAATATCCTGATGACAGTGCGTATGTGCCGAGCATTATCCTTCTTTTTACCTCTGCGCCGAAACCCTCTGCCCTTGTATTCATGTACATCTCCATGAGGTCTTTCCCTTCAGACCGGAGACCGTATTTTACCCCGTCGTAGCGTGCAAGATTCGATGAAGCCTCTGACATCGCAAGGACGTAATACGTTGCCACGGCATATCCGGTATGCGGCAATGATACCTTCACGGGAACAGCCCCGAGCGATTCGAGCTGCTTTACCGCTTCCCTGACAGCTTCTTCAACTTCCCTGTCCATCCCGTCAATAAAATATTCTTCAGGTATCCCGATCTTCATTCCCCTGATATCCTTTCCGAGGACTGCGGTAAAATCCGGGACCGGGACGGGAGCAGACGTTGAGTCACAGGGGTCATGACCGGAGATGATGTTCATTAACACCGCTGAATCCCTGACATTCTTTGTAATCGGGCCGATCTGGTCGAGTGAGGATGCAAAGGCAACGAGACCATACCGTGAAACGCGTCCATAGGTCGGTTTCATGCCGACAACCCCGCATAGCGCTGCAGGCTGCCTGATCGATCCACCTGTATCCGATCCGAGTGCCGCGATGCATTCGTCAGCTGCGACTGCTGCCGCAGAACCGCCGCTCGACCCTCCCGGAATCCTCTCAGGGTCCCACGGGTTCTTTGTCACATGCAGACCGGAATTTTCTGTTGATGAGCCCATCGCGAACTCATCCATGTTCGTCTTCCCGATCAGGATGTACCCTTCCCCGGCAAGCCGTGATGTTGCCGTGCTTTCGTAGGGAGGGACAAACGTATGCAGTATTTTCGATGCGCATGTTGTTGGTATGCCTTTTGTACACATGTTGTCTTTGATGGCAAGGGGAATGCCTGTCAGCTGTTTGCTGTTCAGTGCCCCGGACTGAATCGCGTCCTGGGCTTTTTGTGCCGTTTCCATCGCTTTTTCTCTTGTGAGGGTAACGAACGCACGGACCCGGTCTTCAACAGTATCGATTCTCCTGTAGACGGAAGCAACAATATCGGGAACCGATATTTCCTTCCTGTCGAGCAGATCCTTCAGTTCAGTGATAGTAAGTGTGCACGCCTCATGCATACCT is drawn from Nitrospirota bacterium and contains these coding sequences:
- a CDS encoding YbaB/EbfC family nucleoid-associated protein, which gives rise to MSKKMLGDIMREAQKLQAKMAEMQEEAKKKTVEATAGGGMVSVVASGAGEIVSIKIEKDVVNPEDLEMLQDLVMAAVNEALRRAQEMVNSEMSKLTGGLQMPGLGNLGKLF
- the dnaX gene encoding DNA polymerase III subunit gamma/tau, encoding MSYLVLARKWRPQVFDDLIGQEPITRVLKNSIDQGRIAHAYLFSGPRGVGKTSTARILAKALNCKDGPTSAPCGACSFCTSITDGSSVDVIEIDGASNNSVNDIRDLRERVKYVPSGGRYKVYIIDETHMLSDAAFNALLKTLEEPPPHVVFVLATTAPRKIPSTVLSRCQHLPFRRIHSSRIKERLKRIAESEGITITGPAIEMVARAADGSLRDSLTILDQIISFSSDISETEVKDLLGITDFSLLAQLSLALIEGKREEIITITGELIEKGTDIRSFTRELIQFLRNMLVVSIVRKPDEVLDLGTEEIDTIRKILATTSEDHLTLLLAELLRAEVDIRNASSSRLAFEMLLLKASFLREMTPLKEILENLNEYLQPGSGTRKPPGDPSGAKKKADAAPAPAGKEPVTRETAQAEQPGNIPLSGRDTNATATDAPCHVSLTDEIWERVVKKMDPPLASKLSMAGCSLQGSKLVLTLNGGYAVFSDSLKKNKKRIEQLVSEEIGTQVTLSIETEGKKTIRKKDLKEEAMADPVIKEVLHLFDGRIVDVGPITDGTK
- the gatB gene encoding Asp-tRNA(Asn)/Glu-tRNA(Gln) amidotransferase subunit GatB — protein: MKYETIIGLEVHAQMLTATKIFCGCPTAFGAGPNTQTCPVCIGMPGVLPVLNRKALEFAIRTGLATHCRISPYSRFARKNYFYPDLPKGYQISQYELPICEDGHVKIIADGKSRRIGITRIHMEEDAGKNIHEGAGNYSFVDLNRAGVPLMEIVSEPDIRSPLEAVEYMKKLRAILRYLGVCDGNMEQGSLRCDANISLRPAGQKELGVKAEIKNINSFRFVEKALDYEIKRQIKVLDSGGRILQETRLWDSARGITESMRGKEEAHDYRYFPEPDLVPITVNQQWIEEIRSALPELPDVKRARFVSFYGLSEYDTDFLISEKPLADLFEETVKLGGQPKAVSNLITGDLLRLLNAENKSIEECPLKPKQLVGILNLIENKIISWTMAKTVLDEMYRTTAENIGIAKLELPALEITADAIVKEKGLVQISDTGEIEKAVDDVIAKNPKEAERFKSGEEKLIGFFVGQVMKLMKGKANPQMVNDLLRKKLSSQP
- the gatA gene encoding Asp-tRNA(Asn)/Glu-tRNA(Gln) amidotransferase subunit GatA; this encodes MHEACTLTITELKDLLDRKEISVPDIVASVYRRIDTVEDRVRAFVTLTREKAMETAQKAQDAIQSGALNSKQLTGIPLAIKDNMCTKGIPTTCASKILHTFVPPYESTATSRLAGEGYILIGKTNMDEFAMGSSTENSGLHVTKNPWDPERIPGGSSGGSAAAVAADECIAALGSDTGGSIRQPAALCGVVGMKPTYGRVSRYGLVAFASSLDQIGPITKNVRDSAVLMNIISGHDPCDSTSAPVPVPDFTAVLGKDIRGMKIGIPEEYFIDGMDREVEEAVREAVKQLESLGAVPVKVSLPHTGYAVATYYVLAMSEASSNLARYDGVKYGLRSEGKDLMEMYMNTRAEGFGAEVKRRIMLGTYALSSGYYDAYYRKAQQVRTRIKDDFGAVFRDVDAIVTPTTPTAAFRIGEKTSDPLQMYLSDIFTISVNLAGVPAISIPCGFTSDNLPVGLQFIGKHFDEESIIKLAFAYEQSTVWHRRKPSL